The sequence ATAGCCACACGACGAATCGCTAGTTGATCCTGACGGTCGATCTGGTCGAGTAGCTCGTAGATCGGTGTCGTGGGTTGGTAAAACGCTCGGATCTGTTGCACGATGCTGTCTACCAGATGGTCTGATCGTACTGGCGTAAAGCAGAAACAGATAAACAGGCCTGCTAACCCCACAAGCAAAGAGCGCTGCATAACAAGTTCCTGACCATATGGTAAAACTCAACCGGCGGTGATCGTGATGATCGCCGCCGGTTGATCGTGAGTTACTTCAGGGTACGTAAGTAAGCCATCAAATCGGCCATTTGCTGGTCGGTAAGGTCGTGGGGTGGCATGTAGCCAATCCGACCGGTACCACCGACACGAATCCATTCGGCGATATTGGCTTCACTGCGCTCTTTACCGTTAGGCAATAGTCCTTTGTAATCAACCCCTTTCGGCAATACCGGACCTTCGGCACTAAACAAACCGGCCAATCCTGGCCCCACCAGGACTTCTTTCGTTGTTGTATGACAGGCAGTACACTGACCGAAGACTTCTTTCCCTTTCTGGACATCACCTTTGGCCGAGATCGAAGTATCACGGAGCGCTGCCGGCAGTTCGTTGGCTGATGCCGAGGTTGATGACGAAGTGGCCTGATTACCACCACCGCAGCCAGTGATGACAGCGATTAGAAACAGGGTAAACAGCCATGCACTCAAACGGTTCATTGGTGTCCTCCTTATTCACTTGAACGCACCTATCCCAAAGAAAGACCGACAACGTCTAAGTCAGGGTTTAAACAATCAAGCAGTCTGGAAAAGCGGGAGGGTGCGCGGTGGCGGTGTTGGAGGATCACAGGAGAGTCTGGGTAAAAGTGAGGGGGAAGACAGATGAAACAGCAGTATCACAACGATGATCACAAGAGCAGTCATTTGCACTGGTGGCAGCGTTTCAAAAACCGCCCGTGGTCGCACTGTTTCGATAGGCGACGATGTCGGCAACTCGTGCTCAGGTATTGCAGATGATGATGGAGCATCGCAGAGAAAAATGCTGGTCTGACCATGCTCACGCAGGAGGTCGTGAAAGAAACAATGTAAGACACAGCTCAGCGGGCTAAGTAACCCTAGCTCGATCACAACCAGAACGGCGAGGGTGTGAATCCCCCGTTCACCCAGTCGGTATAATTGCCGAAACCTGCGGCCTTTGTGCGATATCGTGCCATTTTTCACGCTTTTATGATGCGACAGGGAAGGTCGTTTGTCAAGCACTGAGGGGAATGGCTCCTGGAGATGAACGTTAACCTGGATCACCATCTGATCGATCATTGTTGTCAGTAACAATTGCAGAGTCTGTACCGGCTTATACCACTTCTGGTATGAAGAACCAGCTCTCATCGTGCCACCCGCCTGCCCCACCGCTTCCATGCGTTCACACCGTTCCGTTCGTCGACGCAGGAGGGTGGGTGCACGAAACCTCCAGACGCAGTCCGAATGGGCCGTAGCGCCACTCCGCGCCATGCGGTGAAGGGAGAGGCCAATCAGGGATGATTGTCGCCGTACCGTTCTGCGAGAAACACGACGGTGCTGGAGAAACGCTGGCCGCCGATCTGCCCCATCGTGGTAGTTGCCACCTGCCACGGCCACTGTGAGACCAAACGATGCGATACATCCCTATCCCCACAGTGGCGGCGGAACGACAGACGCGGGTGGTATGGTCACAGTGGTACTATGCCCTACCAGGCGGCACCATGCTCTACAGGTCGGCTATCAGGTTCCATTCAGCGCTGGCAGGTAGTATATTTCTTCTATATAATGTGCTGGTACGAGAAGAGTACGAGATATGGAGGAAGGTTTAAGGTAGGGAAGGAGGTTTCGCCATCATCGCCCTCTGGCATGCCGGCGTCTCGCTCTTGCAGAATATCCGCCGGGAGGATGCGTTCGCCCCTGTTCCCGTGCTGTTCAAATCCTAACGACTCACCTTGCCACTCGCTGCTCACAAGGAGGAATACACGGCCATCACCAACTAGGAACGGATCGGGAAAGCGCTCGAACTGCTGCGTCAGGGGCTACAACCCTTCATCGAGCGTGAGTTGCAGAATCACTACGGCAAATATTGGGTGACGGAAGTTACCAGTACCTGGCGCAATGAGCTGACCTGGCGTGACGATGATACCCCTCACCTCGATACTGCGGCGCTCCTGAAGATCATGTGGGAGCAGTGGAATGAGGTGTTTCGGAAGACCCTGGGATTCACCGAACGTAGTCTGTTCAGTGAGCTCCGCGAGTGGCGCAACAAATGGGCACACCAGGAGTCGTTCTCAACCGATGATACCTACCGGGCACTTGACTCAGCAGGCCGATTGCTTGTGGCAGTTTCCGCCGCGGCGCAGGATGATGAGATAGAACGAATGAAGTTCGATCTGCTGCGGGTTCGGTTTGACGAGCAGGTGCGGAGCGAGAAACGGAAGGCAGGCGGCTCGCTGATCGAGGCTGCGGCCAGTGGGATGCTGAAGCCCTGGCGCGAGGTCGTGACACCGCATCCCGATGTGGCCAGCGGACGCTACCAGCAGGCCGAGTTTGCTGCCGATCTGTGGCAGGTGCATCTCGGTGAAGGGAGTGACGAGTATCGCGATCCGATCGAGTTTTTCCGTCGTACCTATCTCACCGAGAGCCTGAAGCGACTCCTGGTGAGTGCCGTCAAGCGACTCACGGGCAAGGACGGCGATCCGGTGGTGCAGTTGCAGACCAACTTCGGCGGCGGGAAGACCCACTCGATGCTGGCGCTGTATTATCTCTTTTCTGGGTATCGTCCTGCGGATTTGCCCGGCGTGGATACGGTGCTCACCGAGGCCGGTGTGACGGAGATTCCAACGGTACGGCGGGTGGTGTTGGTCGGCAATAAACTATCGCCCGGTAACCCAACGGTCAAACCCGATGGAACGGTCGTGCGGACTCTGTGGGGGGAGCTGGCCTATCAACTTGGCGGCAACGATGCCTATGCCCGGATTGCGCACGACGACGAACGCGCCACCAACCCCGGCGACCGGTTGCGTGAGTTGTTCAACGCCTATGGCCCGTGTCTCATCCTGATTGACGAATGGGTGGCGTATGCTCGCCAGCTCCACGACCAGAGCGACCTGCCCGGAGGAAGTTTCGAGACGCAGTTCACCTTTGCGCAGGCGCTGAACGAGTCGGCAAAACTGGCGAGTCGCTGTTTGCTGGTCATCTCGTTACCGGCCTCCGATACTGCAACCTCCTCACCGGCCGATGATGTGGAAGTCGGTGGGATTCGTGGTCGTGAAGCGCTGAATCGGCTGCGGAACGTTGTCGGGCGTGTCGAGTCGTCGTGGCGTCCGGAATCGGCACCCCTCACCTTCCCCCCCAGCCCCCCTTCCTCTCCCGCGCTGCGGGAGAGGAAGGGGGGAGGTGCCCCCCTCACCTTCCCCCCAGCCCGCTGCCGCTCCCACGCTGCGGGAGAGGAAGGGGGGGAGGTGCTCCCTTACCTTACCCCCATAGCCTCCTTCCGCTCTCATACGGGGAGAGAAAGGGGGAGTTGAGCGTAGGAGTGGCGCTCCTGCGTCTTTAACGATACCGAGTTCACGAACCAGATCACCCCTCTCCCGCAGCGCGGCAGCGGGGCCGGGGGTGAGGAGCACCCCTCTCCCGCAGCGCGGCAGCGGGGCTGGGGGTGAGGGCCGCCCGCAGCGCGGCAGCGGGGCCGGGGGTGAGGGCCTCCCGCAGCGCAGGAGCGGGAAACCAAGGCCGGTTGGGAACCCGCCCTTCCCCTCACTCCTCTTCTCCCTTACCGCCCGTCGTCTCCTTACACCGCCGAACATCGCAGAAAAGATGCTACGGCAGCCACTGTTCCAGCCGATACGCACTATCCCAGAACATCCACTCCAGGCGTGATGAATAGATAAAGGCATCGCGCATGCGCTGTTGTTGAGTCGCCGAGACCTGTTCGGCGATACTGTCGGTCAACGTAATTGCCTGCTTGACGACCTCATCAAATTCTTGTCCGGCGTAGGTGTCGATCCACTTCTGATAGGGGTTGTTGGGGGCTGCTCGACGGTAGATGTCATGACCGACTTCCCAATAGATCCAGAAACAGGGTAGGAGTGCCGCCATCCCTTCTTCATAACTACGAGTAGCTACGGTAGCCAGTAAGAAATTGGTATACGCAAAGCATGCTGGTGCTTGTTGGCGGGTTGGAGTATCGATCCCAAATTCGCGGAAATAGGTGTTATGCAACGAACGTTCGACAACCGCTACCCCTTCAGCAAAGTGAACAAACTGAAGGATCGCAGCTTCGTCGGGTGATCGTCCGGCCATTGTTGCTAGCGCTCGCGCAAAATCAGCCAGGTAGAGCGCGTCTTGCTGCATGTAGAAGGCGAATTTCTCGCGTGGGAGTGTACCCTGGGCCAACTCTTCATTGAAGGGGTGCTGAATAATCGCCTTGTAAATGTCGGTAATCGATTCCCAAAGTGTTTCGGTGAAACGCATCACAATCCTCCCTGCGTATAGATGAGACACTTGCCCGCAGGAAGCACATTGCACGAGAGGGGAAAAGCGGCGGTACCGGGGGATATTGTTCAGATCCGTTCCGATTTCCTACGCCGGCATTACCCGGATCAGGTGCAAGGGTCCCTCTCAGCCTCGCATACATCGCGAAGCGCCCCTACGGAACATTTGTAAATATATCCGAAGACGAGCATGCGTGTCAAGCGGTTTTTGGGTTCGTCAGGGCTGTTCGAGGTGTTCAAGTTTTGGTTGAGTTTGTTAACGGATGTTGTTCGTATCTGCATAACGAGACTACCGGTTTGCGCCGGGTGGGCATGCGAGAAAAGAACCCTTTGGAAGCGGGCATGACGAGAAGAGGGAAGATTGGGAAATGAGAGGAACTGATGCTCTCGCTACGACCCTTTCGCTTCCTGTGTGGGTGAAGAAGAACCGCGCATTCCAGTCCATCTCCTTTCCCTGCCCTCGGTGGAAGGTTGAAAGGGGTTGGTGAGGAGAGGTGAAACCGGCCCTACCGTGTACTGCGTTGACGGCATGCTGATAGCGTGGTGTGACGACGCGAAACTGTGGGGTGGCGAAAGACATTCCTCGACGAACACCGCCAAAACCCAAAAAACGCCGGCGTTAACCTCTACTAACTGCCGTCAATCCGCTTACAGCGAGTCTATCGTGAACCATTGCGACAAATGCCTGTGTTGCCGCACAACGATAGCTGTGGTGGCGGAAGAGGAAACCAACCGTTCGTCGTGGGGTTGGGTCTACAAGTGGAATGCCGATCAGGTCGGGTTGATTACATAACACGAAGGAGGGTAACACAGTGGCCACTGAGAGTTGCCGCACCGCAGCCAGAATATTGCTGATCGTATTCATTTCGACCAGTACTTGCGGCTCAATTCCTGCCGTGTGGGCACAATGATCCCACAACCGCCGGGTACAGAATGCAGGCGAGAGGAGGATCAACGGCTGTTGGTGTAACGCCTGTACCGGTACTTGCGGCAGATGTGCCCATGGATGCTGCCTGCCAACGATCAGAACCAGCTCTTCCGTGAACAAGTCTTCACCGACAACTCCGTCTGCTTCGGTGGGTGTGAAACCGATACCGAATTGTAATCGTCCCTCAGCCACACCCTGCTCAATATCGCCGGTCGCTAACTCTTCGATGTGTAGACGAATAGCCGGATAAGTGGTGGTAAAAGCGGCAACGAGGTCTGGCATCAGATAGGCATTCACTGTCTGTACTACACCGATATGTAGGTTCCCGCGTTGCAACCCGGCCAGTTCGGAGAGGGCAACGTGCGCTTCCGCCAATTCTTGCAAAGCACGACGAGCATGGGTGGCGAGGATTTCTCCTGCAGCAGTCAGGCGAATGCGGCGTCCAATGCGTTCAAACAACACTGCACCGATTTCCTCTTCGAGCAACTTGATCTGTTGCGATAAGGCCGGTTGTGAAATGTAGAGCTTTTCAGCGGCGCGGGTGAAATGGCCTTCATCGACGACAGCTAGGAAATAACGTAGTTGGCGAAGTTCCATCGTCTGATAAGCAAAACTTATTGAAAGAATAAGAACCTTCTATTTTACTTATCATCATAGCGCGGCTAGACTGATCTTGTCAAACGCAAGACAAGAATAAGAACAAACCAGGAAGGGTAGCGATGAGTGATGTAACCATTCCAGGCTACACGTATGGCACGGCGGCAGTAGCCCAATCGCCGATCGGTGAGGAAGAATTTGCTTTGTTGAAACAAACCGTATTGTGGAGTGACGAAGACGAGCGGTATTTGCGCATGGCGGGTGAGGTGCTCAAAGATCAGGTTGAGGCAATTCTCGACCTATGGTACGGTTTTGTCGGTTCACATAAGCATCTACTCTACTACTTCACCGGTCCTGATGGGCAGCCGATAGAACACTATCTGGCGCGAGTTCGTCAACGTTTTGGGCAGTGGATTCTCGATGCGTGTCAGCGCCCTTACGATCAGGATTGGTTGAACTATCAGATGGAGATTGCACTTCGTCACTACCGTACCAAGAAAAATCAGACTGACGATGTGTCGTCAGTGCCGATGATTCCATTGCGCTACATGATTGCCTTCATCTATCCCATAACTGCGACAATCAAAGATTTTCTCGCTCGCAAAGGACATTCGGTTACTGAAGTAGAGCACATGTATCAGGCCTGGTTCAAGTCAATTGTCCTGCAAGTGACGTTGTGGAGTTATCCATATGCTAAAGAAGGCGATTTCTGAGCAGAGACCGCGATAAATCCCTTGTCGGACGTGATACGGGTGTGAAACCACTCTCCTCCTGCCAATGCCGTATCCCTGGCGGTCCTATCCCTCCGGCAATGCTGACCCTCGGCGGTGTCGGTAAGTGTTATCGTCTAGGGCTGAGGTGTTTCAGTTATTATGTCCGTTCCCGCAACCGGAGGGATGGGCGCCGACCCCGCCTTCACCGGTGTGCTTAGACGCTCACCGCTCCTGCCCGTCGCACACCACCTAACGTCCGCCGGAAGCCTGCGTCCCCAGGGCACGCGGTGAATAGTGGAGCTTATTGTGCGCGGACGAACAATCTTCATGAATGAACACGACCCAACACCGAGAACGCTAAACAGCCACTATTGGTGTGCTGAGGCTTGACAGATGCCACAACAGCAGCATATAATATCGCTCAACTACCGTCACGTGATCGGTAAAACAAATGAATATGTGTGTATGAGGGATCTCGGGGAGCCGGGCTGAGAGGATGGTCACATCCACCATCGACCTCATGAACCTGCTCTGGGTAATGCCAGCGAAGGGAATACACCGTTGTACTGCCGTTCCTACACGGTATTCACGCCACCCTTCGCGGGTGGCGTTTTTAATTGGAGGAAAGGTATGTCATTGCAAACCCGTTTGCGCGAATGGCTACCGCGCTTGCAAGCTCCACCCACTTGGGGGGTTGATCCTGTTCCTGCCGAGCATCGCCGTTTGCGCTGGTTCGACATCTTTGTGCTGTGGTCGAGTCTTGGTGTTGGGTTACTGGTGTTGGAAGCAGGAGCGTTGCTAGTGCCCGGCTTGAGTTTGCTACAAGCACTACTGGCAATTCTGGTCGGAACGGCAATTGGCACCCTCTTGCTGGCGCTGGTTGGGATATTGGGAAGTGAGCACGGTATCCCCACGATGGTTCTGCTCCGCTCGGTGTTTGGAAAGCAAGGTTCTTATCTGGCAACAATCTTTAATGTTGTACAACTGGTGGGCTGGACAGCCTTCGAGCTATGGGTGATTGGCTTAGCTGCCGATCAGGTCGGGCAGGCCCTGTTTGGCGTGAGTAATCGTACTCTTTGGGTAGCAGTCTTCGCAGTCTGGTGTACCCTGCTCGCTCTCGGTGGTCCCCTTGTCGTCGTGCGAGAATGGCTAGAGAAATTTGGTATCTGGATTGTGTATGCGGTGACAATCTGGATGACGATCTATCTGTTTACCCATTACGACATCCTGGCGCTGTTGAGTCGGCCGGGGACAGGCGAGATGCCATTTTGGTTGGGTGTTGATCTGGTAGCGGCGATGCCCATCTCCTGGATACCGCTCGTGGCCGATTATAACCGGTTTGTCCGTCGCTCGAAGGATAGTTTCTGGGGGACTTACCTTGGTTTTGCGCTGACCAATATCTGGTTTTACAGCCTTGGCGCACTCTTTTTGTTAACCGCAAATGTGAGTGAGCCGACCCCTGAGCATCTCATCACGGCAATTATGGCGATGACGGGAGGCATCGTAGCGCTGGCGGTCATTCTGGTTGATGAGACCGACAATGCGTTTGCCGACATCTACTCGACAGCAATTTCGATCCAAAATATCTTTCCGCAATTCAACCAACGTCTCTTGATCATCCTCACCGGCGTCATCGGTTTTATCTTCGCTACCTTCCTCACCATGAGCGAATACTTCAACTTTTTGCTATTGATCGGTTCGCTATTCGTACCGCTCTTCGGCATCGTACTGGCAGATTATTTCGTGGTACGTCGCTGGGGATTGGCCGAAGAGGCCGGTGAATGGCGGATCAGCGCTCTGGTCGCATGGTTGGCAGGTGTCTTGATCTATCAAGCGATTACGCAGTGGGCACCGCAGATTGGGGCCAGTATTCCCTGTTTTCTGCTGACGTTCTTGTTGTACACCGGTTTACGTCGGCTCTGGCAACAGCGGCTGGTGCGTGTCTCACGTGAAGGATGACGAGTGGGAAGGGGAGTAAATCTTCTTGTGTACAGGCAACGGGGGGCGGTTACCGATGTTTTTGGAGAGCGAAGGTCAGAGCCTTCGTTCACCGTTCATCGCAAACCTCTCTGCAAGACAGATGAGCTGATCGTTTACCGGTATTTGTCAAGAGAAAGGAATAGCCGTGAAGACACGTCTTATTGCTCAGGCGGTCGTGCTCATTGCGCTGGGGGTGGCATTAGCGCCGTTTACCTCATTTCCGGTTGGTATCGCCCGTATCAATCCTACCCAACACTTCATTAATGTGATCGCTGCCGTGTTGCTGGGTCCGTGGTGGGCAACCGGCATAGCCGGTGTAATCGCTGTGCTGCGCATTTCAATGGGGGTTGGCACAGTCCTCGCGTTTCCAGGTGGGATGATCGGTGCGCTGCTAGCCGGTTTGATCTTTCGTTTCACGCGCAATATCTATCTGGCCGCGCTAGGCGAGATTGTTGGTACTGGCATCATTGCCGCACTGGTGAGCGGTCTGTGGGTTGCGCCGGTCTTTATGCAGCGATCGATGGCTCTGAGCTTGTTGATAGCCTCGTTCCTCGGTAGTACGATCATTGGATCGGTGATTGGATTGATCGTTCTAAAAGCGCTTGAGCGTGCCGGTGTGGTTCGTCTTGTCGAGCAACGTGGGAGTGTCAATTGACCGGTAGCCAAATTGAAGTTCGCCGTTTTTCC comes from Chloroflexus sp. Y-396-1 and encodes:
- a CDS encoding cytochrome c family protein — encoded protein: MNRLSAWLFTLFLIAVITGCGGGNQATSSSTSASANELPAALRDTSISAKGDVQKGKEVFGQCTACHTTTKEVLVGPGLAGLFSAEGPVLPKGVDYKGLLPNGKERSEANIAEWIRVGGTGRIGYMPPHDLTDQQMADLMAYLRTLK
- the tenA gene encoding thiaminase II encodes the protein MRFTETLWESITDIYKAIIQHPFNEELAQGTLPREKFAFYMQQDALYLADFARALATMAGRSPDEAAILQFVHFAEGVAVVERSLHNTYFREFGIDTPTRQQAPACFAYTNFLLATVATRSYEEGMAALLPCFWIYWEVGHDIYRRAAPNNPYQKWIDTYAGQEFDEVVKQAITLTDSIAEQVSATQQQRMRDAFIYSSRLEWMFWDSAYRLEQWLP
- the cynR gene encoding transcriptional regulator CynR, which encodes MELRQLRYFLAVVDEGHFTRAAEKLYISQPALSQQIKLLEEEIGAVLFERIGRRIRLTAAGEILATHARRALQELAEAHVALSELAGLQRGNLHIGVVQTVNAYLMPDLVAAFTTTYPAIRLHIEELATGDIEQGVAEGRLQFGIGFTPTEADGVVGEDLFTEELVLIVGRQHPWAHLPQVPVQALHQQPLILLSPAFCTRRLWDHCAHTAGIEPQVLVEMNTISNILAAVRQLSVATVLPSFVLCNQPDLIGIPLVDPTPRRTVGFLFRHHSYRCAATQAFVAMVHDRLAVSGLTAVSRG
- a CDS encoding protoglobin domain-containing protein, whose protein sequence is MSDVTIPGYTYGTAAVAQSPIGEEEFALLKQTVLWSDEDERYLRMAGEVLKDQVEAILDLWYGFVGSHKHLLYYFTGPDGQPIEHYLARVRQRFGQWILDACQRPYDQDWLNYQMEIALRHYRTKKNQTDDVSSVPMIPLRYMIAFIYPITATIKDFLARKGHSVTEVEHMYQAWFKSIVLQVTLWSYPYAKEGDF
- the cytX gene encoding putative hydroxymethylpyrimidine transporter CytX, which gives rise to MSLQTRLREWLPRLQAPPTWGVDPVPAEHRRLRWFDIFVLWSSLGVGLLVLEAGALLVPGLSLLQALLAILVGTAIGTLLLALVGILGSEHGIPTMVLLRSVFGKQGSYLATIFNVVQLVGWTAFELWVIGLAADQVGQALFGVSNRTLWVAVFAVWCTLLALGGPLVVVREWLEKFGIWIVYAVTIWMTIYLFTHYDILALLSRPGTGEMPFWLGVDLVAAMPISWIPLVADYNRFVRRSKDSFWGTYLGFALTNIWFYSLGALFLLTANVSEPTPEHLITAIMAMTGGIVALAVILVDETDNAFADIYSTAISIQNIFPQFNQRLLIILTGVIGFIFATFLTMSEYFNFLLLIGSLFVPLFGIVLADYFVVRRWGLAEEAGEWRISALVAWLAGVLIYQAITQWAPQIGASIPCFLLTFLLYTGLRRLWQQRLVRVSREG
- the thiW gene encoding energy coupling factor transporter S component ThiW — protein: MKTRLIAQAVVLIALGVALAPFTSFPVGIARINPTQHFINVIAAVLLGPWWATGIAGVIAVLRISMGVGTVLAFPGGMIGALLAGLIFRFTRNIYLAALGEIVGTGIIAALVSGLWVAPVFMQRSMALSLLIASFLGSTIIGSVIGLIVLKALERAGVVRLVEQRGSVN